DNA sequence from the Gemmatimonadales bacterium genome:
GGTGGTGGGGACAGCGATCTTCCTGCCGTGGAGTGCGTGTACGGACCGGCGAGCGGTGCCAATGATTGCGTTTCACGGGACAGCCGATAGCGCTGCTCGGTACCACGGCGGCAAGTCATGGGTAGCCCCCGGAACATTTCCGGACATCCCGAGATGGGTGGCGCGCTGGGCCGCGAGAAATCGGTGCTCGCCGGAGCCCGTTGATTCTGCGGTGGCGGTGGACGTCATTCGTCGCGCGTACACGCGTTGCGCCGACAGCGCAGCCGTGGTGCTCTACACCATCCTGGAGGGAGGCCACACCTGGCCCGGCGGAAAGCCAATGCCGGAGTGGTTCGTCGGGATCACCACGAACAGCATCGACGCGTCGAGCCTGATGTGGGCGTTCTTTCGTGAGCGTCGGCTTCGGGAGGCGCAGACCGCGGCGCGGCTCAAGTGAGGTGGCGCCCGGAGGTTGGTGCTGTGACGATCACCCGGGTGCCGTTGTGTTGACCGCGACGTGGTCCTCCGAGGTGGCGGCAAGCGTGACGCCTGCCGAGCCTGGGGTGGAGCAGCTAAGTTAAGACCCATACACACTCTGGCCCCTCGTCCAATGGCAGGACTCCGGACTTTGGATCCGGTAATGAAGGTTCGAATCCTTCGGGGCCAATTCCCGACAACCCAACTCGAAAGACCACGCGTGACCGCGTTCAATGATCTCCCGGAGTTCATCCTCGGCCCGCTCGCGGCCCGTTCCGATACCGATTGGTACCAAGCGCCGCCGGGCAAGTGGTGCGCCGCCCAGATCGTGCACCACCTCGCCGTCGGGATCGAAGGGAGCGGCCGCGCTTTCGAGTCACGGGCGGACAAACCAGCCATGGCGCGCCGCCCGCGCAGCATCTTCGCCCGCATCGGGCACTTGCTCATCATGAACGTGGGATGGTTCCCGCCCGGGAGGAAAGCTCCGTCGCAGTCGCTGCCGGCGGAACGTCCCGAGCGGGCGGCGGTCCAGCAGCAGTTTACCGAGGGCGTGCAGCGCTTCCTCGACCTGGAGCGCCGCCTCCTCCCAACGCGGTCCGCCGACCTGTTCGTGAAACACCCCGTCCTCGGCGACCTGACCCTCGAGGAGTGGATGCGCTTCCACGTGCGGCACGCGGCGCATCACGTCAAGCAGATCCGCGAGCGGCTCGCCTCCTAGGAACACCCGCTTGCGGTTAAGGGTGGCGGGCGGTAACTCTGTCGCCGCAACCCCCTCCTCAGGAGCGACTCATGCGTATCACTCGTTTTGCGGCACTTGGGATGGTGTTCGCCACCCTTGCCGCATGCCAACAGGCGCCCAAGCCGCTTTCGCCAGCCGACGAAGCCGCCATCCGCGCCGCCGACTCATCGTTTGCGGTCGCCTTCAACGCCGTCAACGTCGAAGGCATGACGAGCCTGTACGCCGCGGACGCGGTGATCCAGCCGCCCAACATGCCCGAGGCCGCCGGCACCGAAGCGATCCGGCAGCTGTGGACCGGCATGACCTCCCAGACGACGGCAAACCTCACGCTGACCCCGGGCAGGATCAGCGGTGAGGGGAACATGGCCCTTCTCCTCGGCTCCTATCACCTGGTGCTGACGATGAAGGACACCACCCAGGCCGCCCCGCCTCCGGAGGACGGGAAGTATCTGATCGTCACCATGCGGCAGGCCGACGGGTCGTGGAAGATCGTGGCAGACAGCTGGAGCCCGAACGCGGCGCCCGCCGCGCCCGCTCCCGCGCCGGCGCGACGTCGCTAGTACCCGGGCCGGCAGGCACTCCAGGACGCCAGGTGGCGCACTAGAGGCCACTTGGCGTCTTGCCGTCTTCTGACTATTTTTCTGGGCTTTTATGGCCGACGTTTCGCTGTCTAAGAGCCAGCTCATGCTGCTCGCGGGGACCGCGAACCGGCCCCTCGCCGAGGAGATCGCTGCCGACCTGAAGCAGCCGCTCTGCCAGGTCACGACGCGGCGCTTCGCCGACGGCGAGTTGTTCGTGAAGATCGACGAGAACGTGCGCGGGCGGGACGTCTACATCATCCAGCCCACGAACCCGCCCGCGGAGCACCTGCTGGAGCTGCTGCTCCTCATCGATGCGGCGCGGCGGGCGAGCGCGGCGCGGATCACCGCGGTGATCCCGTACTACGGCTACGGGCGGCAGGACCGGAAGGACCAGCCGCGGGTGGCCATCAGCGCCAAGCTCATG
Encoded proteins:
- a CDS encoding DUF1569 domain-containing protein is translated as MTAFNDLPEFILGPLAARSDTDWYQAPPGKWCAAQIVHHLAVGIEGSGRAFESRADKPAMARRPRSIFARIGHLLIMNVGWFPPGRKAPSQSLPAERPERAAVQQQFTEGVQRFLDLERRLLPTRSADLFVKHPVLGDLTLEEWMRFHVRHAAHHVKQIRERLAS
- a CDS encoding DUF4440 domain-containing protein; this encodes MRITRFAALGMVFATLAACQQAPKPLSPADEAAIRAADSSFAVAFNAVNVEGMTSLYAADAVIQPPNMPEAAGTEAIRQLWTGMTSQTTANLTLTPGRISGEGNMALLLGSYHLVLTMKDTTQAAPPPEDGKYLIVTMRQADGSWKIVADSWSPNAAPAAPAPAPARRR